In Podarcis muralis chromosome 7, rPodMur119.hap1.1, whole genome shotgun sequence, the genomic stretch TATTGTTTTCCAAATGTAAACAAAAGACATACTGTATTCAAAAAATACCTTTTTTTAGTTCCATAATGTCCATATGGCATAGATTCTTGGTTTTAATTGGTTTATTTTCTAGTATGAATGACTTGAAACATGTAGCTATTATAGAAATGCCTTCTTTATTTTCAGAGTTTGGAGGATTTGGCTCTGTTAGTGggaaaattgaaattgaaataaaaattaacCATGAAGGAGAAGTGAATAGAGCACGCTACATGCCCCAGAATCCTTGCATTATTGCCACAAAGACTCCATCCAGTGATGTACTTGTGTTTGATTATACCAAGCATCCATCTAAACCAGGTATTTGTCTGTTGTCATATCTGAACCTTGCTCCTTTTATATATGTACTTTGGGGATAAAATAAATTGATAGGCCTTGTCGATTCCAAGTATTGTATTGAGATTCTTTTAAAAGTGTTCTCATTTGTTGTATATTAATGTATGCTTTGTTTACTGCCATTTAATTTAGTTTTGTTGGTTGAATCTAGCCTAGGAATGTATAGCAGGAAAATTAATGATGTTCAGGATACAGAGACTGCTCTTTAGTTGTTCACTACAGTTGTTGGTCTCAGAACTGCCTCAGAAAGCAAGACACTTGCAAGTGAGGCCATACTAATCTGATTTCATGCTGGAACAGAATTTAAGAGTCATGTTTTCAGATAATTTATTAAGATTTGTGATGGACAAGCATAGTTTGAAAAACTTGaaagcagaacaaagaaaagGTTTAATTAGGAAAAACAGTATAAGTTCAGACAAATAGAATTAACATAGGCTGCTGAAATCTGTGATGGGGGGGTGAATTTTAAGTGACATCTTGTATTGTCCAACTAAATCAGGGTGGATAATTTTTTAGCTCCAATTTGACATGTGGGCAGGGGTGCCCACCTTTTAATAAGCAGCTTTGCAAGGCTTCCACCTCTCCTTTTTTAAACTTCCAGTCTCAGAACTTTAAAAGGAGTGTTGGAAAGGCCTGTAGGGGCTGTATTAAAGTCTTTTGCCAGAGCGCTTTTTGAATCATCCTTCCCCTATCTCCTTTAAATGAAAGAAGAGGATGGTGGAGACTTTAAAAAGTACTATTAAGGACTGCTTTAAAGCGGCCCCTGTGGTGCCATTTCTACTATAAGCCAGGAAGAAGATCTGACCATGTGTTTTAAGTGATTAATTTATCCTTATCTGCTATTTTATAATACTACATGAATAATGCAAGCAATAACCCTATCTCCTTTGCAGACCCTTCTGGTGAGTGTAATCCAGATCTACGTCTTCGTGGGCATCAAAAAGAAGGCTATGGTTTGTCTTGGAATCCAAACCTTAGTGGTCATCTGCTTAGTGCATCTGATGATCATGTGAGTATTGTATACTTAGTTAGTCCAGGTATACATAATGTACATATCTGCCAAATGAATGTTTCTTATGTTAATGTATTTTCCCATTTTATCTCTTTAAGACCATTTGCTTGTGGGACATAAGTGCTGTTCCAAAGGAAGGGAAAGTGGTGGATGCGAAGACTATCTTTACAGGCCATACAGCTGTGGTGGAAGATGTTTCCTGGCATTTGCTGCATGAATCTCTCTTTGGATCTGTTGCTGATGATCAGAAACTTATGATGTAAGCAAAGTTATATATTTTGTTCACATTGAATTATTTCCCCTTGAATTCTCTTTAAAAGTTGGAGGGATAGGCTCTTGTTAATATTTACACTTGCAATTAGTGTGTGTTAATCGGTCCATCAAAGGTGTTTCTTATCTTGAATTTCGTTTTTTACAGTTGGGACACCCGGTCAAACAACACTTCCAAGCCAAGCCATTCGGTGGATGCTCACACTGCTGAAGTGAACTGTCTGTCTTTCAATCCTTATAGCGAGTTCATCTTGGCCACGGGATCAGCTGATAAGGTGTCTGTCCAGAATTTGCAGAAAACATTGCCTAATCCATAGTTGCAGAATTAAGGGGATTGTTATACTGTAGAACAGTATGTGTTGTGTCGAATGGTCCTAGTCTGTGGGGCTGTGGGCTGTGTACAGTACAATAAAGgaatattcttatttattaattatgcTCTGGTTTTCCTGGTCAGACTGTTGCATTATGGGATCTGCGAAACCTGAAACTGAAGTTGCACTCCTTTGAGTCACACAAAGATGAAATATTCCAGGTAAGCTCACATAATATGTGACATCATTTTCTGATCATTTGACAACATGGCTGCTCTTAAAAGGGTATTTGATTTTTCCTTCTCTGAATTGGCCTTGCTGTTAAAGTTTCAGACCAACTATTGACAGGTTTGCTCATCTCTGTGTTAGTTCAGTTAGAAAACTTACTGCAGATATGTTGATTTTTCTGCTTGTGGAAAAAGCATGTTTCTGATCCTTAAGCAGCAGATTTAAAAAATTGGAATGGACTATTCGGGCAGTGAGGTTTAagtgactgacttggctgacagaAAAAAACATTGGCAGTTACAAAGAGAGGGTTAGAAGACCAGAATAAGTGTAGGACAAGGTTACTTATTTGATGACTCAGAGTACtaattttcttcatttgttatgGTGATAAAGTATGCATCAGTAAAGTGTGCAAGTAATGACTAATGAAGACATTTGGAGACTTTTTGAGTTCCCTAAATGCATCCCATTTGATGCATTGCACTTATTCCCAGGAGTGGAAAATATAACTAATAGGTCTGGTGATACATCTTAAAGACTTGGGTGGTTTCATGATATAAAATCCCTGCCTTCTTTCAGACATTTTCTGAAAACTGCTGTCGAAACAGACCTTCAGAATATGATACTGTATTTTCTTTAAACCAACCAGTATCTACTGagtttttaaattatgttttatagatagatttaatttcattttatatGTTGTAGTCTGCCTTGTTATATTTTATGAAAGAGTGGATTATACATTTTCAACTAATTAAAGCGTGTTTAGCTTTCTGGTCATTATGATT encodes the following:
- the RBBP4 gene encoding histone-binding protein RBBP4 isoform X1, which produces MRRGGLQDGSAAFDDAVEERVINEEYKIWKKNTPFLYDLVMTHALEWPSLTAQWLPDVTRPEGKDFSIHRLVLGTHTSDEQNHLVIASVQLPNDDAQFDASHYDSEKGEFGGFGSVSGKIEIEIKINHEGEVNRARYMPQNPCIIATKTPSSDVLVFDYTKHPSKPDPSGECNPDLRLRGHQKEGYGLSWNPNLSGHLLSASDDHTICLWDISAVPKEGKVVDAKTIFTGHTAVVEDVSWHLLHESLFGSVADDQKLMIWDTRSNNTSKPSHSVDAHTAEVNCLSFNPYSEFILATGSADKTVALWDLRNLKLKLHSFESHKDEIFQVQWSPHNETILASSGTDRRLNVWDLSKIGEEQSPEDAEDGPPELLFIHGGHTAKISDFSWNPNEPWVICSVSEDNIMQVWQMAENIYNDEDPEGSVDPEGQGS
- the RBBP4 gene encoding histone-binding protein RBBP4 isoform X2, which produces MADKEAAFDDAVEERVINEEYKIWKKNTPFLYDLVMTHALEWPSLTAQWLPDVTRPEGKDFSIHRLVLGTHTSDEQNHLVIASVQLPNDDAQFDASHYDSEKGEFGGFGSVSGKIEIEIKINHEGEVNRARYMPQNPCIIATKTPSSDVLVFDYTKHPSKPDPSGECNPDLRLRGHQKEGYGLSWNPNLSGHLLSASDDHTICLWDISAVPKEGKVVDAKTIFTGHTAVVEDVSWHLLHESLFGSVADDQKLMIWDTRSNNTSKPSHSVDAHTAEVNCLSFNPYSEFILATGSADKTVALWDLRNLKLKLHSFESHKDEIFQVQWSPHNETILASSGTDRRLNVWDLSKIGEEQSPEDAEDGPPELLFIHGGHTAKISDFSWNPNEPWVICSVSEDNIMQVWQMAENIYNDEDPEGSVDPEGQGS